Genomic segment of Eupeodes corollae chromosome 2, idEupCoro1.1, whole genome shotgun sequence:
aaaagttatgtctGCTTTGTTATCTTAATCTGTTTTGTAATTAAGATGTAGGTATCTATTGCttctattattattgttgtacatatacatacttatgtatatttaaattaattatgatATTAACTTGTTAAAGTTGTCTATAAGAGTTGTACtctttttgatgaaataaacttaactaaattatttatctcacttTATCAACTGACAtttcgcccgcagcaaaatcgatgagcTTAAATCATTTATCGGAAGTGCTGTCTGTTTTTTCCGATTATTctaatgttgccaaatttagcatcaatgcggatggtcatgaggcgctcggtAATGCACCTAcagctcaagactttttgaataaatctggctccaatgacaaaagCGGCATCGGTAGCAaccaccatagtaaatatcactGTTTTTTGCCGCCCCATCGCATcgcatttcctggatggcggtgatgtctgtttAAAGCAGCCTAGGGCTTTTACGtcgtcaggaagtcaccctgacgcaCGAATTACAACCTGAAGGACTAGCTCCTTGATTAACTCCATGAGAGGTAGCTGGCATAACCGCTCCTTACATGCCTGGGCTTCGAATGTGTCATAGTAACCccataaggtgttcactaagtactaagtagttcaactttGTCAGGCAGACGGCAACGCCATCattacatattatataaaattccaaaatattaaaaattattattattgtaagattgaagataaataataaataatttaaatatcctATCCTAGTTCAACTTTGCTGGAACAGTAGACGCCACCCTTGATTCCATCTTGGGGATTCCTCCACTGCTGGCTAAATGGAAGAACTGTCTTAGTGAAAATACCGCTCCCCCCTCTCGTTTGCTACCCCTAACAACTTtctactggggttggaacccaatctccagttaaggtactaagcaaccgatgttcaccacggggaggtgaaaCCTGTTTACCAATATTTTATTCTGTACATAATTGAgccataccaatattatcataataataatttgagttttattcaaaatcaacatcggcccaaAAATATAACCAATATTATTGGTATTAGGTTAAAGCAAATGTTATGCAAAATGCAGGCATTCACGGTAAATCAGATTAGTTCCATTGAAAAATATGTCATAACAATCAGAAATGAAGTCACTCTCAAAACAAGTTTTGCTGACGTACCTATCAGATGTACCTGTAGATAGATTTGTTTCCGTTTAACCTTGCCCTACCACCATTAGAATATGGTAAATTTGCTGACTCAGATTCCCTACACTTTTTTTCTTGAAAggcaaaaatcttaaattactTTCATCGAAACTTCATCAAttgtttaaatgatttttttatatttaggaTGTACCTTTTGGTCTATATCAGAATCCTCTGAATCGCTTAAAACACTTGAAATTACATCCAGaacatctttaaaaaagaaattaatcaagtgaaaatcaattttgaaatattaaaactcTGTGCTTTCAAACTACCAACCACTCGTTTTTCGAACTTTTTATAACTCtataaaaaaggagaaaaaaacgcctattactagaattgaaaattaccGCAAAGGTCAATGAAACAAGTTGTTTAAAAACTCGGTGTAGTACCCGTTGCATGATAGTGAGTGCGTGGgaatgtcatgccagaggtcttgggttcaatgccGGACTGCATGTCGCTTTCATCCCTGACTTGACTCGctcataggaatggttgagcgttgtaagtcactaggcctggTTCTCTATAaactgttgctccacctaacATATGTATTTAAAACTCGGTGTCACTTCTACCTACATACACATTTATTCAATGCTTGTAATacaaataacttttctttttttttagattataaaTGTGAAAATTATGAATGAAGTCCTTATTTcttgttcataaaatatatcCGAGTGCAAGAAACAAagttaagacaaaaaaataataataaacaaataagtatAGATACAATAAACGTTAAGACGAAATTTATATATTAAGTTCGTGTTCTAAAACCAAATTCTAACTGCATCATCAGAGTTCTGTTCAACCGGACAGTAAGGACATTTGAGAATGGGTCCATTACTGAGTTTAAGCAAAGCGTCACTAGATATTACATGGCCACATGTTAATTTCTTTGGTGGGTTGTCTTCAGAAGTTTGCTGTCTTAATATGGGACAAGCAAATATTGAATGGTATCGATACTCTGGATCTAGGTCTATTTCAATAGGCAGTTCATCTCGGCCACTCCATATACTTAGCACTTGTCTTGAGAGCATGacctttaaatgaaaaattgaatttaataagagaaatttaattcaaatttatcttACCTGTTTTATATTTAGAAGAGCAGGTAAAGCAGTGCATCCAGCGTTGATGACAACAGACAACACAGAGTTCTTACTTATTCCAAGTGTATGGCACgcgtcttttaaaaatatataagatgCTTCTGTCCACATCTCCGGAGAGATTAAGTGTTTGTAGGGGGAGTTTTCGATTCCATTTggtaaataaatgaatgttcCCATCAAATTGGGAATCTCGCTTCCAAAGCGATCGACAAATTTGCTAAAATTATTTCGAGCATATGCAATAGCTTCGCCTTGAGCCTCCATACCACGTGATACAATCTGCAAAAACGCTAATTTATGGAGCTTAAACTCCAAAGACGAATTTTTTTCAACTAATTCATCCGAGTTCTTGGCAGTCCATTCTAGCGCTGGCTGCAAATCATGTTTTTGAATTGActtccaaattttataaatgtctGCAAAACTGCTTTCTGATTCAAAAACTTCTTGTGCTACCTCGGGTTGCATTCTAGACTCTTTTATCAAGGACTGAGCAACCTCGTCCATACCTTGGCGACAATAATGCTTTGCCATGACTTTATTCAAAAGCATCATATTCTGATCATTTTGCAGGGCATCGGTTCTTGTTGTAGCTGTGAAATCCGAAACAAAGTTCTTGTCGACAACTTTACCTACTTTACTAACCGTGCCATGCAATTCTCGGTGCTCAGCCGATATTCGCTGTAATTTTTCGTTAGTTTTATGCATGGCTTCagcaatcatttttatttggcTCTCTGTAACAACTGCATCTGTTGGTTGGCCAGCTTCATTGAGCGCATTTTGTATTTCACTCAGCAACTGAACAACGTCTGTGATAACAAGTCCACTGTACTCACGAATCCctgtaaattttgttatgaCTCGATTAAGTTCTTTTTCAACAGCCAAGCACGCATCCATTGTTGTTTTCAGTGTAAGTTCTTTCCAATGTTAGTGatgtttttacttattttttctttctaatgTAAAGCACTTCTCGGACGAATAGCGAAACAATAGGTATTATTATAGCTAGGTTTATTTACTTGTcattgaaaagttttgttttaaattcaaacttaatCTATTATTTGGagagaaaaacaaagtttttaaattcgtaCAAAATTAGGTTTAcgaagtgttttttttgttctaaggTAAAATCCAAAAAGCAAACATACTTAACTATAAGGATGATAAGACTTGGCTGTCAGTTCGGTTTGTCTAACAATTCTAGAGGGCTAACTATGAGAAAGCATTTgtgaaaccaaaaacaaaaatccacacacATTTTTGTATGGCTGCGTTCAATGATTTAAGTTGGAAGAtttatgtagatttttatttttaacaaaataaaagctgtAAATGTGTATTACATTtagaaaagttaaacaaaaacatgaatCTGATTTAGTGATCTTGTGATCTGAACTTGTAACACATCAAATCAACaccaaggttaaaaaaaaaaccaaaatggtTAAAACAAACCCGTTGCATAAATGCAgagacaaattttgacatttatcttaaaagaaaacgtTCTGAATTCATGCCTAACTCAATCAATACATCATGTAATCGACTCGATTGTTTATTGTTGACatacagaagttttttttaatgaattcccacagtttaatgcgaaatattattttcattcattaattaaaaatgtttagttaccaaagttcaagtttactTATTACTGTTTGAAGGATATGTTagtaaaaatgctgctaataatcaaacaaaattaatgagttttacgtatatgttttaatttttctaaaaagaataaatactacTGTAGATTACGTTTTATAAATGCAGAACAtagaagaaaatatacatacacgAAGAGAACGGCAGGACTATAAGTAAGTGGGATTTCATGCATTCATatgaatttttgatgaaataggTCCTCAATAGAGGTGAGAAACACTTAGAGGAGGGTAATATGACTTTAAACCGGTGAAATTATCTGAATTGATCAATAAATTTGCTAACAGCAGGACTTTGTTAGTGTTATAGGAATAGGGATAAGTTAATTCAAGAACAAATAACATATTGCAGCATAGAAATAGAGTACAACAATTAaaggaaattcataaaatacacaaaaaaaaagttttttcttaagtgttagttttttgttgttttacaaagtattcAATCTAACTTTTTTCCATTTCCAGTTACACTAAACCAGTTACAGTGCATATTGCGTTTTTTTAAGGAgaaatgttataattttgagTGCAATTGTCACTCATctcaatggtcgcattcacaaagctagtgactacgaagtcaaaattcaactagctttgtagtgaaattttgcattcacagtcaatccggaactgtcatattaatgacaaatacaaatatataaaataagaaacatttgtgttttcagggctttaaatagtttttttttttaaattcaataaaaccaaatagaagatataatattactgatttatatttgtatttaaataccgaaagattcattttattttaaattcttgtgtccttaaCGAGCaactgattgtgaaacgtcaaaaccagtgtgcacttACTTTGTAACCGAAATTCTTAGtgtgttattacactcagacGTTTTTAGAAAGACGCAAATAAGTGCGACAGAGAAAGTAggtgaaatagaaatattttctgGGTTTAGGTTTGTCTTAgatggtttttgacatttcgctTTCTTGCCTTTCTTTGTTTCTTGGCGTtgctttattattgtttcttgTGTTTTCGAGTAAACAAGAAATATGCCACCGGACAATTTCAAGTGGAGGAAATACCTTATAAcggaattaatttaaatctagGACTGGTTGAGAGAGTCTAGCTTGTTAGTTTAAGCTTTGAATTCCAAACTACCCCCTTTCACCCGTTGAAACAAAATGGCAGCCAACTTATTAACTGGCGATATTGCgtctctcaaaattttttttaatgtcgttGTCAATGAACgacactatgaaaaagtttatgaggcttATTTCTGGTTTAGCTTGttggcaaaccaagatgtctaccgagaatttatatctttattcatagacacaccatataaagaccggaaaccaatctgtcattctggtttgtGTAACATCAATTTCCCACagctaaagtcaattcaccaccctTTTAAGTCAATTCACCAGGAAAATATAGTAGAGTAATAAGAAATTCTTTAGGGGAAGCACATGGTGGCTACGGCTAAGAGAACGATAAATCAGGCGACAAATTTTGATGacagctttttaaaaacaatcataTTTTACTATTTCCCTTTACGAGgcaggggcaatttaaaaaaatatgtttatcaaatttaaaaaaaataatggtaatacAGTTGTAAGGGaagttttatacatatttttaaagccaatgcttttgtctattagcttttaaatcaagtcaaaactatgcaactTAAAGTAATCTGTTgagatattatattttgaaaaaaatatttattaatcagaTCATCTTAGATGCCAACTAGCTACATCGAAAAAAATTTTTGCTGTAAACTGTCATCAAATATAGTTAACCAAAGAACTTATGGTTTCTTTTACATGAAacactttttattcaaaaattggtacaatagtgtacctacaggaatggtttataccttcctggtatccttgaagtgtgagtaaaaACGTTGcgttcaaacttttaagtaaaaataaaagaattttaagaagaaatgagttccaatgttcgtattttcctatcaaaaatgttgaaaaatgtaaattgaatTCATATTGTCATTTGACAGCtcaaataaaatctaaagttctcaccacagcaatttaataaggaaaaaaacatctgtcaaaacaagtaaatacaccgcatcaaattgttgttggatttcacatttcaaaaggGACGTAATgtcaaattacaaatacaataatgtaaacaaatgggtgttggagggtaaaacgtacgaaacattcccgtctttatatggtgtgtctatggctttattattttcttacttccTATCTTTATGATTAAGTATTTTTGAGTTTATTAATAGGAAGGATTTTAATAGTTAATTACCTTCACTTTTCTAGTTTAAAAAATGAgcgaaaaaaagaaatgtaaaaaatctgtaggttttacttattttaatgcTAAGTTATAATaactaataatattttatattacagAAAGAAGAAATAGCTCGTGAGTTTGATTTACCTGAGCGTAAAAGCAAGATTGCTACTATAATGAAACAGGATGGACAAGCTTATTGTATATGTCGGTCTTCTGATTGCTCCAGATTTATGATGTTAATATGAAAGACGCATTTATTTATGCATACAGTTGACAAtagtatatttatttcttttagagGGTGTGATGGTTGTGAAGAATGGTACCATGGCGATTGCATTAACATTACCGAAAAAGAAGCTAAGCATATAAAACACTACTACTGTCGTAAGTGTAAAGAAGAAGATCCCAGCTTGCAGACCGTATTTCGAGTTGTTCCAGTTGAGAAAACTTTAGTTCCAATTGGTGCAATAGTTACTCCATGCgtcaagaaaaaagtaaaagaaaaaatagcgCAAGATTCAAAAACCTTAAGATGTGGAACTTGTGAAGGGTGCAAGGCATCAAACTGTGGAACATGTGAATTTTGCTTAGTAAGGGTTGGCCATAAGCCGCGCTGTGAAAGAAGGCAATGTattcagcaacaacaaaaaaaaagtagacccAAACAAGTTAAAGAACGTTCGAGGAAAAGAAAACGCTCATTAAGTCCAGAAGTTTATATAAATCCGGAGTTGGAAGGTCTAAGGCACTGTTATGGGCCAGGATGTAAGAAAAATGCAAGGCCACAATCGAAATATTGTAGTGACAATTGTGGCATCCTTCTTGCGACAAACCGAATTTTCCAGGTTAGAAACCatgcattattattttaactaaaCTTTGGCAAGCCACTTCATGTCTATGATAATtatttgttataatattttattcttttacatTTAATGCACAAGTTTCTATTCTATAGTTAGTAACAAATTAAATCCCCTTCCAGATTTCTCTTTCTCTTCAGAATTTGGCGAATCATAGTTTTTAGgtaaaaaatccttaaaataatCGCATGTTTTGattagtttaaacaaatttaataagaatCACGATGCTAAAATAATAGTACCCTTGACACTGTCTCATCTAAGAGcaattcctgtcatgaaaagtgctttctcaaatttgccgttagCATTGGGcataaaaactttaggtcccctccatcctcaaatgactcgcacacagaagTAGTTCAGAGCTGTAAGTCAGTATACCTCTAAAGACTGTTGAGTGTTGCgccaccaatttttttttaaaatgatgttttaaaatattgttaaacatATATATACGTGGGGCAAAATACGTTGGGGTTTCCACGAATAACCTGactaataaaatacaaattatcgcAATATATTCTCTTCAACAAATGGTAGGCATAGtgtaaaacaagtttttagGATATTTCAggacttattttgtttgcagttcTTCTTAAAGTTCAGTCTTAAGGTCctgaatttttacaaagttcCTTTGAACAACTCGATATCCCATTGCATCCTATATATGCTCGATTACATTAAGGTCAGTTGACTTTTTCTGTGTTTTAAACACCTTTGGGGATATGTTCTTTGGGTAGTTAGTTGAAATCACTGACACTGGaccacaaatgtttttttaattaattgattgatGGCGAACATCATCcacaaaatgtaagttttgaaCACCAGAACTTGCAACACATCTTCATAATAtgacaaaattctttatttagttCCATCTAAACCTTTAAGGTTTTACTTTTCTGCTCACATTATGCATTTTATCACCGTTTTAAATCGTGAAATTATGTAATGGCAAGGGTTCCGTtgcataatttttgttatttctccTATTGATTTACCGTCCTTGCTATGCAAAAAAGACAACATTCTAGTTTCCAAATACGTTTGCTTTCCTTTTGGTGTCATTTCGATGCGGAACAAGAAACTACCAATTGTTAGTAAAAGTGTTCTGTAATACAAGGTTAAAAAGTAGTATTGTCATTTGAGGGGAAAAATTCTATTACAGGGTAAAACAGTGAAAAAGCAGCTAAGCTATGTGTGAGAAGCTAAATGAAGgaattgttcttgttttttttattcatttgcttattattacttgttttttttaatttaaacttaaataatatcATAATATGATGATTAAGTTTTACTACTTCTACACATTTTCTTAAAGGTATTGCATTGCGAAAATGTATATTATCTTTGTTCGGTTAGCAACCACTGCATAAAAGTCTAAgcatttcaaatttcttttttcccGTACTGTATtacttctttctaaaaatatacatgtTCTACTTCTAGCAAACTTAATGTTTAAACTGAATAACCAGActatgttaaaaatatataacttaaactcagaccgaaattaattttgatagaaCTCCTTGATTTGAACGATTGTTTTCGACTTCCTTATTTCAATGATGAAATTGGACTTGAGGGTGTTTTTAAAGagctttgaaatgaaataaaattgatttttaacttttttttattcggAGAATAATCATCTGGCATCATAatctaaatattatttcttacaTATGCCTGCCACCAATGACCAGGACAAAGTCAAATCTGGAGGTTCAATTTTCGATGACTTTTTGCAATATTTGTGGCGGTACCTCAGCAATAGCACGCCCAATTTTTCCCTCCAAGTGGTTAAAAGCTTCAGTTACcaaatttttcttcaataaatcaatgGTGACGTATCGCTACAGCGGTTGCCATTGACTTAACACATAAAGCACACTAAGCAGTTTTCGTGAATGTAACGATGTAATGTACGTTTCACTTTTAATGAAgtgcatttgtattttttaatctgttttaaatacaattaacaATAGGAGCCCAATGAATTTCTTTTGGCTTTAAACGAtgctatatttttgtacataccATTTATATAAGCGGTCTTTTTTgcgaaattatttatttttgacggTCACATTTTGGATATTTGAGCCCTTCATCTTAAAATTTGTACTTGTTGAAATGCatgtataattataaataaataaattaggtggcgcaacagtccgtagagaaccagggcatAGTGATTTGTGTGGACcttcagtttatatgccgaatccgaacggctaatttgaaaaagcactttttcatgacaagaattactcttggagaatttgtcaataaaaaataaaaatttgtgaataaaactttagatggcatagggagggatcgaacccatgacctctcgcatgacagtccaacgcactaaccatcatgtcacgggtataATTAATTCCCATAAATTctggaaacaaatttttgaaaaaatcgttaacttcaatatctcaaaaactatacaaatttgcggtattaaatacatataaatttttttatatattttttttctgcggGTACTGTCATTTTCAAGATAATAAATGGCAGAACCACACCGTTTGTGAGAGTTTGTGAGAAAACTTGCAGTTTACACAATAATCTTTGTCGGTGACGCCGTTGATAGTACTAGGGAATTGTTCTGTGAAATGCTCATCTTTGCATTTGACGCACCTGTAATCTCTTAAAGAGTTGCCTGTAaaattttcctatttttggCAATTCTTGCATGTTTGCGTTAATATTGAATTTCTCTCAATAAACCTTCTGTTTAATAAAGAGATGTTTTTCGTTGATTGCTGAAGTATCTACTTCAATCTCCAAGTAGTTGCATTTTTATAGGACTTGAAATGTCTTAGTGCCAATAGTGTAGCTATGATGTATCTATTAAAGAACAATTAGATATTTCTTGTTATCTTTGTCTGTGTAGTAGTAACTCACTTATTTTAGTATTGACTTGTTGTAATTATTTGTTCCTTCAGGATCAAAAACACAATTGGTGACATCAAAATGAAGCATGGTGCTGCAGCTATCGAACAACTGCTCTTTCTTTAATGTAGGTTGGGAAGGTTTGCTCTGCTGACGTTGAGCCATTTGTCTTCAAAAGTCGGAATCCtttctattttctattagaTAGTAGGTTTCTGATCTCTGTCTGTGACTGCTTTTTCTTCACAAGAGCCTTCCACTTGGATTTGCTTTTCCTTGCCATCCCTTTTTGCGTCGCTCTTTTTCTTGCACAAGGAAAGTGTTGTTCCtgtgaattaaaacaaaataacaaatgagaacaatgaaataaaataagttgttggCGCATAAGAGTCCTAACCTAATAGCTTAgggataaaattaaatgaaaataatgtttaatataaTGGAGAGCTTATCCTCGGGATGTTCCGCAGTTCAGCGTAGAATGCGATGGAATGTtccttattgattttttttacaggtaccgaatttaaagttttttagccattaattgttttgtttttacgcGAAAACGTAATAAATTACgcatatttttatgaaacaataaatattttagtagaAAATTTGCCGAAGATTGAGTGCCTATTTTTTTCTGCAACTTTTGACAGAAATTGATTGTTTACATGGTTGATAGAAAATTGGTTAAACAGGAAGGGTACAATAGTTTTTAGAATTTGCGATGCAATTCGTATGAACCTGAGATTGTTTGAGTGAATTGATCTATCAACCTTTAAAAATCTGAGACAAAAGCGTCAACTTAGTTTAGTTTGACCTTTATGTTGACAACTTAAAGTACTTACAATTTTCTTAGAGATGTAATTGTGATATCGAGTGGCGTAAAAAGCCGAGTGTGGACCATTAAACGTTAATTCATTCAACCCATATGCCCTCATTTGTAAAATACATTAGGAGTTCTTCCcattcttcggttcctacgctcgttgtcaatgataatctttagagaaagcttatctctttgctaggcagctCACCACCAATTCTACGCTGTTATGATTCCGTCTGTAGATGAGCGAGTTAGTAATtctaagctttttcatctgttccGAATGgatagaaaactgcatttgtaaAGCCCATCCTCAAAAATgacgaatcttcctcaccctctaattaccaaccgtctgcaacttctaatccaatacattgtttcgctgacgatagtactgttagctttttatattcgttttccgAGTCACATCGCTTTCTTCCgtatgtggaactgcaacgactaAATATGATAATCTCAATAATTCCGACCTAGACAGCTGATTGTCATTGTACAatagggaataaaaaaccgcgtggaatttaatgcttcaaaaactaatACTATATTGTAtggttaaagcgagatataccctcctTGCCATTGTCCATGGATAGAACTTGCATCGAAGGAACTTTACATGTGAgcattctcggtatgtgtatcaccaaccacatCACATACAATATGTTACCAACAATTCATCAAGTTGTTTGGGTTTCCTAAGGCGATGCAATAAATGTTTCACCACTTCTGATctgacttatatacgtccaaagcttttGTATAACTCCCATTTCTGGGCCGGTGATCCTGCAACTAAGttgcctcttggatagtattgaacgtagagcatttcaATTTATTGGTGATAAtgtcatcataagttcatttatttaGCTTGAACACCGTAGGCGTAGGTCGGTTGTCTAACTCTTTGCTACCGTTATTTAAACGTTTTATACCTTAAATAAATAGCAAGTTGCATTCCTTCTCTTAAATatttcagccgtaatactcgcgcttctaggaatgctcaccaGTAT
This window contains:
- the LOC129947326 gene encoding E3 ubiquitin-protein ligase RMND5A; protein product: MDACLAVEKELNRVITKFTGIREYSGLVITDVVQLLSEIQNALNEAGQPTDAVVTESQIKMIAEAMHKTNEKLQRISAEHRELHGTVSKVGKVVDKNFVSDFTATTRTDALQNDQNMMLLNKVMAKHYCRQGMDEVAQSLIKESRMQPEVAQEVFESESSFADIYKIWKSIQKHDLQPALEWTAKNSDELVEKNSSLEFKLHKLAFLQIVSRGMEAQGEAIAYARNNFSKFVDRFGSEIPNLMGTFIYLPNGIENSPYKHLISPEMWTEASYIFLKDACHTLGISKNSVLSVVINAGCTALPALLNIKQVMLSRQVLSIWSGRDELPIEIDLDPEYRYHSIFACPILRQQTSEDNPPKKLTCGHVISSDALLKLSNGPILKCPYCPVEQNSDDAVRIWF